The following proteins are encoded in a genomic region of Streptococcus sp. 29892:
- a CDS encoding GntR family transcriptional regulator, translating into MSGQVDDKPLYLQLVDELEVAIRERMAPNDKLLSERELTQVHGVSRITVRLALQELEKRGLVYRKHGKGTYVSEILDNAVDLSQSYSFTDQMRKIGKEPRTSILSFQTVPATDYLAQHLQLRKGEEVFEIERLRLADEIPMMLERTYVPASLFPSLSADRMMELPLYELFLEDYDQTIRLAEEEFYASISLDNEAKILSIPNNSPVLHLVRKTYNDKNRIIEFTLSIARADQFRYKIIHQK; encoded by the coding sequence ATGAGTGGTCAAGTTGATGACAAACCCCTTTATTTGCAGTTGGTCGATGAACTAGAAGTAGCTATTCGTGAGAGAATGGCGCCAAATGATAAATTGCTTTCAGAGCGGGAACTGACACAGGTACACGGGGTCAGCCGCATTACCGTTCGCCTAGCCTTGCAGGAGTTGGAAAAGCGTGGCTTAGTTTATAGGAAACATGGCAAGGGAACCTATGTTTCAGAAATTTTGGACAATGCTGTTGATTTATCCCAGTCCTACAGTTTCACAGACCAGATGAGAAAGATTGGTAAGGAACCCCGAACTTCAATTCTGTCTTTTCAAACTGTTCCAGCTACTGATTATCTTGCTCAACATCTCCAGTTGCGTAAGGGGGAAGAGGTTTTTGAAATAGAACGCCTTCGTCTGGCTGATGAGATCCCAATGATGCTAGAGAGGACCTATGTTCCTGCCTCTCTATTTCCGAGTTTATCTGCGGATAGAATGATGGAGTTACCCTTGTATGAATTGTTTTTAGAAGATTATGACCAAACCATCCGTTTGGCAGAAGAAGAATTTTATGCAAGTATTTCTTTGGATAATGAAGCAAAGATATTAAGTATTCCTAACAACAGTCCAGTTCTTCATTTGGTGAGAAAAACCTACAATGATAAAAATAGGATAATTGAGTTTACACTGAGTATTGCTAGAGCGGATCAGTTTCGTTATAAGATTATTCATCAGAAATAG
- a CDS encoding DUF960 domain-containing protein, whose product MAFDQTNGRYASFGVVTSLPGEVIDSFWYFIDNYLKGVIPLKSVLRFSIKNRKGKVTLVFSQEGYRNAIALDLNSRFDPFYPSTILVMDKQGKETITLPDEVTLL is encoded by the coding sequence ATGGCTTTTGATCAAACAAATGGACGGTACGCAAGTTTTGGTGTTGTCACCTCATTGCCAGGAGAGGTCATTGACAGTTTTTGGTATTTTATTGATAACTACTTAAAAGGAGTTATTCCCTTAAAAAGTGTCTTGCGTTTTTCCATCAAAAATAGGAAGGGGAAAGTGACACTTGTGTTTTCTCAAGAGGGCTATAGGAATGCCATTGCTTTGGATTTGAACAGTCGCTTCGATCCTTTTTATCCGTCAACGATTTTGGTGATGGATAAGCAGGGCAAGGAAACCATTACCCTGCCAGATGAAGTGACCCTCTTATAA
- a CDS encoding DUF402 domain-containing protein encodes MKLPKEGDFITIQSYKHDGEIHRTWRDTMVLKTTENAVIGVNNHTLVTENDGRRWVTREPAIVYFHKKYWFNIIAMIRENGVSYYCNLASPYVLDNEALKYIDYDLDVKVFADGEKRLLDVDEYERHRKAMKYSSDIDFILKENVKILVDWINNQRGPFSPAYVNIWYKRYLELRSR; translated from the coding sequence GTGAAATTACCAAAGGAAGGCGACTTTATTACTATTCAAAGTTATAAACATGACGGTGAAATTCATCGCACTTGGCGTGACACCATGGTATTAAAAACAACGGAAAATGCTGTTATTGGGGTCAATAACCACACCTTAGTGACTGAAAATGATGGCAGACGTTGGGTAACGAGAGAACCAGCAATCGTTTATTTTCATAAAAAATACTGGTTCAATATCATTGCTATGATCCGTGAAAACGGTGTTTCCTACTATTGTAACCTTGCTAGTCCTTATGTTCTAGACAACGAAGCCCTCAAGTACATCGACTACGACCTAGATGTCAAGGTCTTTGCTGATGGTGAGAAAAGGCTCTTGGATGTGGACGAATACGAGCGTCACCGCAAGGCTATGAAGTATTCTAGTGATATTGATTTTATTTTGAAGGAAAATGTCAAGATTCTGGTGGACTGGATTAACAATCAACGTGGTCCCTTCTCCCCAGCCTATGTTAATATCTGGTACAAACGCTATTTAGAACTGAGAAGTAGATAA
- the recX gene encoding recombination regulator RecX — protein MRITKIEKKKRLYLLEVEGQENTYITEDTIVRFMLSKDKDITEEEFQAIRDFAQFSYGKNLALYFISFKQRTKKQVLDYLEKYEIAGATALKIVANLEEDRWIDDKAYVETYIRQNSLNGDKGPAMLRQKLMMKGISKSIIEDGLAEIDFSDLAERVAEKLSRKYQSKLPLRALLDKLIQGLMAKGFSYELAKQSLAQLDLTSDEENEAELIAKELDKQYRKYSRKYEGYELKQRLTQALARKGFDFDTIKTALREYL, from the coding sequence ATGAGAATTACAAAAATCGAAAAGAAAAAACGGCTCTATCTCTTAGAAGTTGAAGGACAGGAAAATACCTATATTACAGAAGATACCATTGTTCGCTTCATGCTCAGTAAGGACAAGGACATCACAGAAGAGGAATTTCAAGCCATTCGGGATTTTGCACAATTTTCCTATGGAAAAAATTTAGCCCTGTATTTCATTTCCTTTAAGCAGAGAACCAAAAAACAAGTATTGGATTATCTGGAAAAATATGAGATTGCAGGAGCCACTGCTCTAAAAATAGTTGCTAATTTGGAAGAAGATAGGTGGATTGACGATAAAGCCTATGTAGAAACCTATATCCGTCAGAATAGCTTGAATGGTGACAAGGGACCGGCTATGCTTCGTCAAAAATTGATGATGAAGGGAATTTCAAAATCAATCATAGAAGATGGACTGGCTGAGATTGATTTTTCAGACCTGGCTGAAAGGGTTGCAGAAAAGTTAAGTCGAAAGTATCAATCCAAGTTGCCTCTGCGTGCCTTGCTGGATAAGCTGATTCAGGGGCTGATGGCTAAGGGTTTTTCCTATGAGCTTGCCAAACAAAGCCTTGCTCAATTAGACTTGACATCGGATGAAGAAAATGAAGCAGAGTTGATTGCCAAGGAGTTGGATAAGCAGTATCGGAAATACAGTCGAAAATATGAGGGATATGAGCTAAAACAACGTTTGACACAGGCTTTGGCCCGCAAAGGATTTGATTTTGATACTATAAAAACAGCCCTTCGTGAATATCTCTGA
- the rlmD gene encoding 23S rRNA (uracil(1939)-C(5))-methyltransferase RlmD codes for MNLQVNQRIPLKIKRMGINGEGIGFYQKTLVFVPGALKGEEIYCQVTSVKRNFVEARLLKINKESKFRVKPSCDIYQACGGCQIMHLRYDKQLDFKQDLLQQALKKFKPAGYEDYLIHPTIGMDQPSHYRAKLQFQTRSFKGQVKAGLYAENSHRLIGITDCYVQDKETQKVINRIADLLTKHRIPIYNERKEQGIRTVMVRRARQSGQVQVIFVTSCQVNLTKLIEEVTKQFPAIVTVALNWNRQKSSDIYGEKTEILWGKQAIEEAVLDYEFSLSPRAFYQLNPQQTEVLYGEAVKALDITGNEDLIDAYCGVGTIGFAFAKKVKSVRGMDIIPEAIEDAKANAKRMGLTNTHYEAGKAEDIIPQWYRDGYRADALVVDPPRTGLDEKLLKTILEYKPAKMVYVSCNVSTLARDLVELTKVYKVEYIQSVDMFPHTARTEAVVKLSRK; via the coding sequence ATGAATCTACAAGTAAACCAACGAATTCCCTTGAAAATCAAGCGAATGGGTATCAATGGAGAAGGTATTGGCTTTTATCAAAAAACGCTAGTCTTTGTTCCTGGTGCCCTCAAGGGAGAAGAAATCTACTGTCAAGTAACATCTGTTAAACGTAATTTTGTGGAAGCAAGGCTACTGAAAATTAACAAAGAATCAAAATTCCGAGTCAAACCAAGCTGTGACATTTATCAAGCCTGTGGCGGCTGTCAAATCATGCACCTCCGTTATGACAAGCAACTGGACTTCAAGCAAGACCTGCTCCAACAAGCCTTGAAAAAGTTTAAGCCAGCAGGCTATGAGGATTACCTCATTCACCCAACCATTGGAATGGATCAGCCAAGTCATTATCGGGCTAAATTACAGTTTCAAACCCGTTCATTCAAAGGTCAAGTCAAGGCTGGCCTCTATGCTGAAAATTCCCATCGCCTGATTGGTATTACAGACTGCTATGTCCAAGACAAGGAAACCCAAAAGGTTATCAATAGGATTGCTGACCTCCTAACTAAGCACCGTATCCCTATTTACAACGAGCGTAAGGAGCAGGGCATTCGTACAGTTATGGTCCGCAGGGCCCGTCAATCTGGTCAGGTGCAGGTTATTTTTGTCACCTCCTGCCAGGTTAATCTGACCAAACTCATTGAAGAAGTAACCAAGCAATTTCCTGCCATTGTCACTGTTGCTCTAAACTGGAATAGACAGAAGTCCAGTGATATATACGGAGAAAAAACGGAGATTCTCTGGGGCAAACAGGCCATCGAAGAGGCAGTTTTGGATTACGAATTCTCCCTGTCACCTCGGGCATTCTACCAACTAAATCCCCAACAAACGGAAGTTCTCTATGGTGAGGCTGTCAAAGCTTTGGATATAACAGGTAATGAAGACCTAATAGACGCCTACTGCGGCGTGGGAACCATTGGCTTTGCCTTTGCTAAAAAGGTCAAGTCTGTTCGGGGGATGGACATCATTCCAGAAGCCATCGAGGATGCTAAGGCCAACGCCAAACGGATGGGACTGACCAATACCCACTACGAAGCAGGCAAGGCAGAGGACATCATTCCCCAATGGTACAGGGATGGCTATCGGGCTGACGCCCTGGTGGTAGACCCCCCTCGGACTGGCTTAGACGAAAAACTCCTCAAAACGATTTTGGAATACAAGCCTGCTAAGATGGTCTATGTATCCTGCAATGTTTCGACCCTAGCAAGAGATTTAGTTGAGCTGACCAAAGTCTACAAGGTTGAATACATCCAATCTGTTGATATGTTTCCCCATACCGCACGGACGGAGGCGGTTGTGAAGTTGAGTAGGAAGTAA
- a CDS encoding 5'-methylthioadenosine/adenosylhomocysteine nucleosidase — translation MKFGIIAAMPQELKILVEQLQDKVEVAVLGRTYYQGRIGQHEVVLVQSGIGKVMSAMSVAILADRFAVDAIVNTGSAGAVADGIAIGDVVVATHLAYHDVDVTAFGYAYGQMAGQELYYPADQVLLEQLTGVLAEQEITSHQGLIVTGDSFIAGQDKIASIKEHFPEVLAVEMEGAAIAQAAVNTGKPFLVIRAMSDTAQGDANITFDEFIIQAGERSAQTLIAFLEQA, via the coding sequence ATGAAATTTGGAATTATCGCAGCCATGCCCCAGGAGCTGAAGATTTTGGTAGAGCAGCTGCAAGACAAGGTAGAAGTAGCTGTCTTGGGTCGGACCTATTACCAAGGCCGTATTGGTCAGCATGAAGTAGTGCTTGTCCAGTCGGGTATTGGCAAGGTCATGTCAGCTATGTCTGTGGCCATCTTGGCTGACCGCTTTGCAGTGGACGCCATTGTCAACACAGGCTCAGCAGGGGCAGTAGCTGACGGGATTGCCATCGGTGATGTGGTGGTAGCTACTCACTTGGCCTACCACGATGTTGATGTGACGGCTTTTGGCTACGCCTATGGGCAAATGGCAGGGCAGGAATTGTATTATCCAGCTGACCAAGTTTTGTTAGAACAGTTAACAGGCGTTTTGGCAGAGCAGGAAATAACCAGTCATCAGGGTCTGATTGTAACCGGTGACAGTTTTATTGCCGGTCAAGATAAGATCGCCAGCATAAAGGAACATTTCCCAGAAGTTCTGGCTGTGGAGATGGAAGGAGCGGCTATTGCCCAAGCGGCCGTTAATACAGGTAAACCCTTCTTAGTCATCCGTGCCATGAGTGATACAGCCCAAGGGGATGCCAATATCACCTTTGATGAATTTATTATCCAGGCAGGTGAACGGTCTGCCCAGACCCTGATTGCCTTTTTAGAACAAGCATAA
- the macP gene encoding cell wall synthase accessory phosphoprotein MacP, producing the protein MGKPLLTDEILKRVKKMQEADTDERFGHFSPKQTVSMDEKIFEPILDEDYQGYEEGQTIRIPVKPSVVKSRRIETIKREEFRGKVNTILFWVILLLIIFIIAVLFI; encoded by the coding sequence ATGGGCAAGCCCTTGTTAACGGATGAAATACTAAAACGAGTGAAAAAAATGCAGGAGGCGGATACTGATGAACGCTTTGGACATTTTAGTCCCAAGCAAACGGTATCCATGGATGAAAAAATTTTTGAGCCCATTTTAGATGAAGATTACCAAGGCTACGAGGAAGGACAGACCATCCGTATCCCTGTCAAACCATCGGTGGTAAAAAGTCGAAGAATTGAAACCATCAAACGCGAAGAATTTCGGGGAAAAGTCAACACAATTCTTTTTTGGGTCATTCTTTTACTGATTATCTTTATCATTGCTGTCTTGTTTATTTAA
- a CDS encoding NUDIX hydrolase, whose translation MNFEEKTINRTEIFKGHIFDVVVDDVALPNGGTGKRELIFHKGAVCVLAVTPEGKMILVKQYRKAIERAIYEIPAGKLELGEEDTLEDAALRELEEETGYTSDKLTLLADFYSAIGFCNERIRLYLADNLVKVENPRPMDEDEVIELSYVTLEEALDLVASGDICDAKTIMAVQYLQLMRK comes from the coding sequence ATGAATTTTGAAGAAAAAACCATCAACCGTACTGAGATTTTCAAGGGGCATATCTTTGATGTCGTCGTCGATGATGTGGCTTTGCCAAATGGTGGGACTGGCAAGCGTGAACTCATCTTTCACAAGGGGGCAGTATGTGTCTTAGCAGTCACTCCTGAAGGTAAAATGATTTTGGTCAAACAATATCGAAAGGCTATCGAGCGCGCTATCTATGAAATTCCCGCAGGTAAGTTGGAACTAGGCGAAGAAGATACACTGGAAGATGCTGCCTTGCGTGAATTGGAAGAGGAAACAGGCTATACCAGTGACAAGCTGACCTTGTTGGCAGATTTTTACTCAGCTATCGGGTTTTGTAATGAGCGTATTCGCCTCTATTTAGCTGATAACTTGGTTAAAGTGGAAAACCCTCGTCCCATGGATGAGGACGAGGTCATTGAACTGTCTTATGTAACTCTAGAAGAAGCCTTGGACTTGGTAGCAAGTGGAGATATTTGTGATGCGAAGACCATTATGGCAGTCCAATATTTACAACTCATGAGAAAGTAG
- the glmU gene encoding bifunctional UDP-N-acetylglucosamine diphosphorylase/glucosamine-1-phosphate N-acetyltransferase GlmU: MSNNYAIILAAGKGTRMKSDLPKVLHKVAGITMLEHVKRAVDAMEPAKTVTIVGHKAELVQTVLEGQSEFALQSEQLGTGHAVMMAEPALAGLEGQTLVIAGDTPLITGESLKNLINFHISHKNVATILTAQADNPFGYGRIIRNADDEVLKIVEQKDANDFEKQVKEINTGTYLFDNKRLFEALKEINTDNAQGEYYLTDVISIFRQAGEKVGAYVLKDFDESLGVNDRVALATAEAVMRKRINEKHMINGVTFVNPEATYIDIDVEIGAEAVIEANVVLKGQTVIGERTILTNGTRVRDSKIAADVVISNSDIEESVIEEGVTVGPYAHIRPDSHLKKDVHVGNFVEVKASTLGEGTKSGHLTYLGNATIGSNVNVGAGTITVNYDGKNKFKTTIGDNAFIGSNSTIIAPVTIGDNALLAAGSAITKDIPKDAIGIGRGRQENKEGYATRFPFHPSQK, from the coding sequence ATGAGCAATAACTATGCAATTATCCTAGCAGCGGGTAAGGGAACTCGCATGAAGTCTGACTTACCAAAGGTCTTACATAAGGTGGCCGGAATTACCATGTTGGAGCATGTGAAGCGTGCCGTGGATGCCATGGAGCCTGCCAAGACTGTAACCATTGTTGGTCATAAGGCAGAATTGGTACAGACTGTTTTAGAGGGTCAGTCAGAATTTGCCCTCCAATCTGAACAGTTGGGAACAGGTCATGCGGTCATGATGGCAGAGCCAGCTTTGGCAGGTCTGGAAGGACAAACACTGGTCATTGCAGGTGACACACCGCTGATTACAGGCGAAAGCTTGAAGAACTTGATTAACTTCCATATCAGCCATAAAAACGTTGCGACTATTTTGACAGCCCAGGCTGACAATCCTTTTGGCTATGGTCGGATTATCCGTAATGCTGATGATGAAGTCTTGAAGATTGTTGAGCAAAAAGATGCCAATGATTTTGAAAAACAAGTCAAGGAGATCAACACTGGTACCTATCTCTTCGACAACAAGCGCCTGTTTGAAGCTCTTAAGGAGATCAATACGGACAATGCCCAAGGTGAGTACTATTTGACGGATGTCATCTCTATTTTCCGTCAGGCTGGCGAAAAAGTTGGGGCCTATGTCCTCAAAGACTTTGATGAAAGCCTGGGTGTTAACGACCGTGTAGCTCTTGCGACTGCTGAAGCGGTCATGCGCAAGCGGATCAATGAGAAACACATGATTAACGGAGTGACTTTTGTTAATCCAGAAGCGACTTATATCGACATTGATGTAGAAATTGGAGCTGAAGCGGTTATTGAAGCCAACGTTGTCTTGAAAGGTCAGACAGTGATCGGTGAACGCACGATTTTGACAAACGGTACCCGTGTACGTGATTCTAAAATCGCAGCAGATGTGGTTATTAGCAACTCAGACATTGAAGAATCAGTTATCGAAGAGGGCGTGACAGTAGGCCCCTATGCCCATATCCGTCCAGACAGCCATCTGAAAAAAGATGTCCATGTTGGAAACTTTGTGGAAGTCAAGGCTTCGACACTGGGTGAAGGAACCAAGTCAGGTCACTTGACCTATTTGGGAAATGCCACTATCGGCAGCAATGTCAACGTTGGTGCAGGAACTATTACTGTCAACTACGATGGTAAAAATAAATTCAAGACCACGATTGGCGACAATGCCTTTATCGGTTCAAACTCAACCATCATCGCTCCAGTAACCATCGGTGACAATGCCCTGCTTGCTGCTGGCTCTGCCATTACCAAGGACATTCCAAAAGATGCCATCGGTATCGGTCGTGGTCGTCAGGAAAACAAGGAAGGCTACGCGACCCGTTTTCCCTTCCATCCAAGCCAAAAATAG
- a CDS encoding ASCH domain-containing protein: MTPTQLWQEFLAINPQAGPEPEAWAFGAEADRLADLVARGIKTSTSSAHALYAVEGEEIPTAGGYDIILDGQGQAVCIIQTTKVYVTPFSQVTADHAYKEGEFRQGGDLSDIKAKSLIHWRQVHEELFTIWLAEAGLSFSEDMLVVCEEFELVYPKM, translated from the coding sequence ATGACACCAACACAACTCTGGCAAGAATTTCTTGCCATCAATCCCCAAGCAGGTCCTGAGCCAGAGGCCTGGGCCTTTGGGGCGGAAGCTGATCGACTGGCTGACTTGGTGGCTAGAGGCATCAAAACCTCGACCAGTTCTGCCCATGCCCTCTATGCAGTAGAGGGAGAAGAAATCCCAACAGCTGGTGGCTACGACATCATTCTGGACGGACAAGGTCAGGCTGTTTGCATTATCCAAACAACCAAGGTCTATGTGACGCCATTTTCCCAAGTGACAGCGGATCATGCCTATAAGGAGGGCGAGTTCCGTCAGGGAGGTGACTTGTCTGACATAAAAGCGAAAAGTCTGATTCACTGGCGGCAGGTTCATGAAGAGCTTTTCACTATCTGGCTGGCAGAAGCAGGCCTGTCCTTCTCAGAAGATATGCTGGTTGTCTGTGAAGAATTTGAATTGGTTTATCCTAAAATGTAA
- a CDS encoding 3-oxoacyl-ACP reductase, whose amino-acid sequence MTKTALITGVSSGIGLAQAKIFLENGWRVYGIDQASKPDLAGDFHFLQLDLTGDLSPVFSWCQSVDVLCNTAGILDDYRPHLDISEDELARIFTVNFFAVTRLTRPYLQQMVDRQSGIIINMCSIASSLAGGGGSAYTASKHALAGFTKQLALDYAKDKVQIFGIAPGAVKTGMTQKDFEPGGLADWVAEQTPIGRWTQPSEIAELTLMLASGKLASMQGQIITIDGGWSLK is encoded by the coding sequence ATGACTAAGACAGCCCTCATCACCGGCGTTTCCAGCGGCATTGGTTTAGCACAGGCGAAGATTTTTTTGGAAAATGGCTGGCGTGTGTACGGGATTGATCAGGCCAGCAAGCCTGATTTGGCAGGCGATTTCCACTTTCTACAGCTGGACCTGACAGGCGATTTATCGCCCGTCTTTTCCTGGTGCCAGTCAGTCGATGTCCTCTGTAACACCGCAGGCATTCTAGACGATTACCGACCCCACCTCGATATTTCGGAGGACGAATTAGCTCGCATCTTCACGGTTAATTTTTTCGCGGTGACCAGACTGACCCGCCCCTATCTGCAGCAAATGGTGGACAGACAGTCGGGCATCATTATCAATATGTGTTCCATTGCCTCCAGTCTAGCAGGTGGTGGAGGCTCTGCCTACACCGCCTCCAAGCACGCTTTGGCGGGCTTTACCAAGCAGTTGGCACTGGACTATGCCAAGGACAAGGTCCAGATCTTTGGCATTGCCCCAGGTGCTGTCAAGACAGGCATGACCCAGAAGGACTTTGAGCCTGGAGGTCTAGCGGACTGGGTGGCAGAACAGACTCCTATTGGACGCTGGACCCAGCCCAGCGAAATAGCAGAGCTGACCTTGATGCTGGCCAGCGGCAAACTCGCCTCCATGCAAGGCCAGATCATCACCATCGATGGTGGCTGGAGTTTGAAGTAG
- a CDS encoding DUF2829 domain-containing protein, with protein MTFEEILPGLKAKKKYVRTGWGGAENYVQLFDTIEVHGQKLEATPYFLINVTGEGEGFSMWSPTPCDVLATDWVEVHD; from the coding sequence ATGACATTTGAAGAAATTTTACCAGGCTTGAAGGCCAAGAAAAAGTACGTTCGCACAGGCTGGGGCGGGGCGGAGAACTACGTCCAGCTCTTTGATACCATCGAAGTCCACGGGCAAAAGCTGGAGGCGACGCCCTACTTCCTCATCAACGTGACCGGCGAGGGTGAGGGCTTCTCCATGTGGAGCCCGACCCCCTGCGATGTCCTTGCGACCGACTGGGTAGAAGTCCATGACTAA
- a CDS encoding PadR family transcriptional regulator encodes MKETQMLKGVLDGCVLQIISQKEIYGYELVQELRKQGFENMVGGTVYPLLQKLEKNGLIVSQNKSSPDGPDRKYFYLTDQGKAYLEDFWSQWTELVQKVQRLKGE; translated from the coding sequence ATGAAAGAAACCCAAATGCTCAAAGGTGTCCTAGACGGCTGTGTCTTACAAATTATCAGTCAGAAGGAGATTTATGGTTATGAGCTGGTTCAGGAGTTGAGAAAACAGGGCTTTGAAAACATGGTCGGGGGAACAGTCTATCCTCTGCTCCAGAAGTTAGAAAAAAATGGCTTAATTGTCAGCCAAAACAAGTCTTCACCAGACGGACCAGACAGGAAGTATTTCTATCTGACAGACCAGGGAAAGGCTTATCTAGAAGATTTTTGGAGCCAGTGGACGGAATTGGTCCAAAAGGTTCAGCGATTGAAAGGAGAATAA